In Runella sp. SP2, the genomic window CGGGTCCTTCAAAGTCAAATTGTGACCAACGTTGTGTTTGGCGAGCCCAGAGCAACGACTTTCCACCTACTTGGTAGCCGCGAATCCAGTCGAAAGGTTTCTCTTGTACGTAAGGGTGTTCGGCGTCTTTGACAAAAAAATGCGCAGCATCTTCGTTGAAAGCGTAGCATTTGCTCACGATAGGGTTGGCGTCTTTGACCTCTTTTGGCATTTGATTCAAATGAGGAAACTCCCACGGGCGCATCATGGTCGTTGGGTAGTCGGTGACGTGCTGCACATTGCGACCGCGTTCTAACACAAGGGTACGTAAGCCTTTGCCCGTGAGCTCTTTGGCCGCCCAACCCCCACTGATACCAGAGCCAACGACAATGGCATCAAATGTACGATCTTTGATAGAATCTATTGAGAAATAAGACATTTGTAAGTTTGCAGTTTTGAGGTTGAATTGCGTCAGAGACGCTGTGCCACTGTTGACCCAAATCACAGTTTGGGCCAAGCTTAATCAAGATTAAGTTCTATGCTATTTCTTGACAGGAACACAACCGTGATAAAATCCAGGTGCCATGTTGTATTTCTGAATGTTGACCATGACGTATTCGGAGTTTTGGTAGCCCTGAATCGTCAAGTTTTTAATCATGCTTACAAACGGCTTGGTATCTGCGTTGTCGGCCAGTTTTTTGAGAAGGTCAAGGCGTTGTTTTCCATCACAAGCAGCAAAAGACTTGCTATATGCTTGTTGAGCGGCGCTATTTGTGTCGGCTAAACCTTTTTTGAGGTTTTTTTGCGCATTTTCACCGTAGCAATCATTGATCATCCGAAGCGCAAATTGATGGACTTTTAGCGATTTTGCACCTGGC contains:
- a CDS encoding gluconate 2-dehydrogenase subunit 3 family protein → MQRRSALKSLTAAVGGLMSLPSWAQAWTPETVKGPTLLTMAEEDTLAEIVETIIPETSTPGAKSLKVHQFALRMINDCYGENAQKNLKKGLADTNSAAQQAYSKSFAACDGKQRLDLLKKLADNADTKPFVSMIKNLTIQGYQNSEYVMVNIQKYNMAPGFYHGCVPVKK